In a single window of the Tellurirhabdus bombi genome:
- a CDS encoding gluconate 2-dehydrogenase subunit 3 family protein, which produces MERRTALKSMAVAVGGLISLPTWANGWNKATVQSFNSPLTLNANAILAEVVETIIPKTNTPGAKELGVHEFVQKMVADCYEPSAQENLTKGVAITDEMAQKTFNKPFVDCSAEQRTELLNQMSKSADASAKGFFSLVKGLTIRGYMNSEYVMTNITKYELIPGRFHGCVPVPSKTISQKPTK; this is translated from the coding sequence ATGGAAAGACGTACTGCACTCAAAAGTATGGCCGTAGCTGTTGGCGGCCTAATTAGCCTTCCAACGTGGGCTAACGGTTGGAATAAAGCCACTGTTCAGTCCTTTAATAGCCCGTTAACCCTTAACGCGAACGCCATTCTGGCTGAGGTTGTAGAAACCATTATTCCAAAGACAAATACGCCGGGGGCCAAAGAACTGGGCGTGCATGAATTTGTCCAGAAAATGGTAGCAGATTGTTACGAGCCTAGTGCGCAGGAAAACCTGACAAAAGGCGTGGCTATTACGGACGAAATGGCTCAGAAAACATTCAATAAGCCGTTTGTTGATTGCAGTGCCGAGCAACGGACCGAACTCCTGAACCAGATGAGCAAATCGGCGGACGCTTCGGCAAAAGGCTTCTTTTCGTTGGTGAAAGGCCTGACCATCCGTGGCTACATGAACTCGGAGTACGTCATGACCAATATCACTAAATATGAGTTAATTCCTGGACGCTTTCACGGTTGCGTTCCAGTTCCTTCCAAAACCATTTCCCAAAAACCTACCAAATAA
- a CDS encoding GMC oxidoreductase, with protein sequence MANFAIDAVKETTYDAIVIGSGISGGWSAKELTGKGLRTLVLERGRDVKHVTDYPTTMKNPWEFEHRGQLPLKVREENPIISKCYAFNETSEHFFVKDAEQPYVQEKPFDWIRGYQVGGKSLLWARQTQRWSEFDFEGPARDSFAVDWPIRYADIAPWYSYVEKFAGIAGNKDGLPTLPDGEFLPPHDWNCVEKYFSQQVAKQYKDRHVIMGRCAHITKPQPVHLQQGRAQCQHRTICERGCPFGGYFSSNASTLPWAAKTGKLTLRPNSVVHSIIYDEKKGKATGVRVIDATTKQMMEFYARIIFVNAAALNTNLVLLNSTSSRFPNGLGNDNGLLGKYVAFHNYRAGISGEYDGFLDSTTDGRRPNSPYIPRFRNVYKQETDFLRGYAAGFSAGRISRTSQDGIGADLKENLFNPSLGGWHVGSHMMGETIPKESNYVALDSNQKDPFGIPQLRISVAYDDNDDKMVKDYQEQMTEMFTMAGFKNIKVRDDKRNPGLDIHEMGGVRMGKDPKTSLLNKWNQLHACKNVFVTDGACMTSTSTQNPSLTYMALSARAVDYAVKEITKKNL encoded by the coding sequence ATGGCAAATTTCGCGATCGATGCAGTAAAAGAAACCACGTACGATGCCATTGTCATTGGGTCTGGAATTAGTGGGGGCTGGTCTGCCAAAGAATTAACCGGCAAAGGTCTTCGGACGCTGGTGCTGGAACGGGGACGGGACGTAAAACACGTAACTGATTACCCAACAACCATGAAAAATCCCTGGGAGTTTGAGCACCGGGGCCAATTGCCGCTGAAAGTGCGGGAAGAAAACCCAATCATCAGCAAATGCTACGCTTTTAACGAAACCAGCGAACATTTTTTCGTTAAAGACGCCGAACAACCTTACGTCCAGGAAAAACCGTTTGACTGGATTCGGGGCTATCAGGTCGGCGGAAAATCCTTGCTTTGGGCGCGGCAGACGCAACGCTGGAGCGAATTTGATTTTGAAGGTCCGGCCCGCGACAGTTTTGCCGTTGACTGGCCGATTCGCTATGCCGACATTGCGCCGTGGTATAGTTACGTTGAGAAATTTGCCGGGATTGCCGGAAATAAAGATGGCCTGCCAACCTTGCCCGATGGTGAATTTTTGCCACCGCATGATTGGAACTGCGTCGAAAAATATTTTAGTCAGCAGGTAGCGAAGCAATACAAAGACCGGCACGTAATTATGGGCCGTTGTGCGCACATCACGAAGCCGCAACCGGTTCATTTGCAGCAGGGACGGGCGCAGTGCCAGCACCGGACGATCTGCGAGCGGGGTTGTCCGTTTGGTGGTTATTTTAGCAGCAATGCTTCTACCTTGCCCTGGGCGGCCAAAACGGGTAAACTGACATTGCGCCCTAACTCGGTGGTCCATTCCATCATTTACGATGAGAAAAAAGGCAAAGCAACCGGCGTGCGGGTAATCGACGCGACAACAAAGCAAATGATGGAGTTTTATGCCCGCATCATTTTTGTTAATGCCGCTGCTCTGAACACCAATTTGGTTCTGCTGAACTCAACGTCAAGCCGCTTTCCGAACGGATTGGGTAATGACAATGGGCTGCTCGGAAAATACGTAGCGTTTCACAACTACCGCGCTGGTATTTCGGGCGAATACGATGGCTTCCTGGATTCAACCACGGATGGACGTCGTCCGAATAGCCCGTATATTCCTCGCTTCCGCAACGTATACAAGCAGGAAACCGACTTTTTACGGGGCTATGCCGCCGGATTCTCCGCTGGGCGAATCTCACGGACCAGCCAGGATGGCATTGGCGCAGACCTGAAAGAAAACCTGTTTAATCCTTCATTAGGCGGTTGGCACGTGGGTTCGCACATGATGGGCGAAACCATTCCGAAAGAAAGCAATTACGTCGCGTTGGACTCAAACCAGAAAGATCCGTTTGGCATTCCACAGCTTCGCATTTCGGTGGCGTACGACGACAACGACGACAAAATGGTGAAGGATTACCAGGAGCAGATGACCGAAATGTTCACGATGGCCGGGTTTAAAAACATTAAAGTGCGCGATGACAAGCGGAATCCGGGCCTGGATATTCACGAGATGGGCGGCGTTCGGATGGGTAAAGATCCGAAAACATCGCTGCTCAATAAGTGGAACCAGCTGCACGCCTGTAAAAACGTATTCGTTACGGATGGAGCTTGTATGACGTCTACGTCGACGCAAAATCCGTCGCTGACCTATATGGCGCTGTCGGCCCGCGCTGTGGATTACGCAGTTAAAGAAATCACCAAGAAGAATCTATAA
- a CDS encoding SDR family NAD(P)-dependent oxidoreductase yields MNFSNKKDHSNLPGLAWGLGLAGIGAVLAAKAVLNQRRKIRFRDRTVVITGGSRGLGLVMARQFAKEGAHIAICARDEAELERAKVDLRQYGTRVLTYRCDVTNKADIDQFIEVVSQELGTIDVLVNNAGTIIVTPLEHATEEDFREAMDTNFWASFHAVNAVLPHMREQGGGRIVNIASFGGKVAVPHLLPYSVSKFTLVGYSEGLRAELTKDNIHVTTVCPGLMRTGSPRHAIFKGQNEKEYAWFKIGDSLPFFTKSAEDSAKAIVDACRYGKAEIILTLPAKATAIFHGLFPGLTAELSAVVNNWLPAPGGIGEQRVKGKESESDLTRSIFTTLTDDAAHANNQFAQ; encoded by the coding sequence ATGAATTTTTCCAACAAAAAAGATCACTCAAACCTGCCAGGTCTGGCCTGGGGCTTGGGCCTGGCAGGAATTGGTGCCGTATTAGCGGCCAAAGCCGTTCTGAATCAACGGCGTAAAATTCGCTTCCGCGACAGAACGGTAGTTATTACGGGAGGCTCACGCGGATTGGGTTTGGTGATGGCGCGTCAGTTTGCCAAAGAGGGTGCGCACATCGCCATTTGTGCGCGTGACGAAGCGGAACTGGAGCGAGCAAAAGTTGATTTGCGCCAGTACGGAACCCGCGTTTTGACCTACCGCTGTGATGTTACTAACAAAGCCGATATTGATCAATTTATTGAAGTAGTTAGCCAGGAATTAGGGACGATTGATGTGTTGGTCAATAATGCCGGTACTATCATTGTTACTCCGCTTGAACACGCTACGGAAGAGGATTTTCGGGAAGCGATGGACACTAATTTCTGGGCATCCTTTCACGCGGTTAACGCCGTATTGCCACACATGCGCGAGCAGGGCGGGGGCCGTATCGTCAATATTGCTTCGTTCGGCGGGAAAGTTGCTGTTCCGCACTTATTGCCGTATTCGGTGAGCAAATTTACGCTGGTTGGCTATTCTGAAGGTTTGCGGGCTGAACTTACCAAAGACAATATCCACGTAACGACGGTCTGCCCCGGTTTGATGCGGACAGGAAGTCCCCGGCATGCTATCTTCAAAGGACAGAATGAGAAAGAATACGCCTGGTTTAAAATTGGCGATTCGCTGCCATTTTTCACCAAAAGTGCTGAAGACAGCGCCAAAGCCATTGTGGATGCCTGTCGGTATGGGAAAGCCGAGATTATTCTGACGCTTCCTGCCAAAGCCACCGCGATTTTCCACGGCCTATTCCCCGGTTTAACGGCGGAACTCAGCGCGGTTGTCAATAATTGGCTCCCCGCTCCGGGCGGCATCGGCGAACAGCGCGTTAAGGGTAAGGAAAGCGAAAGCGACCTGACGCGATCTATTTTCACGACCCTAACAGATGATGCAGCGCACGCAAACAACCAATTTGCTCAGTAA